The following is a genomic window from Trachemys scripta elegans isolate TJP31775 chromosome 7, CAS_Tse_1.0, whole genome shotgun sequence.
ACTTTTCAATAGCCCTGGCTCAGGAGCTGGGGTCGGGCTGCCTGTTGCTAGCTAACCCACAAGCATGTGTGCGAGTTGCTCAGGCAGACCCCAGAGACCTTATTCTATGTAGACAGGGCTGTTTTCTCTTGCGCTGCCTTTTGGACTCGCCACACAAAAGACACAGTTAAACAGCAGAAGATTTACTGTGCTAAATGGGACTTGCTGGGGCTTTTTAAACATCCTTTGCTGCTTTTCCTATTCACTGGCTTGGAGACTGATTGCTGCACAGCGTTTTAAAGTTAGCTGAGTAATTAATTATTTCCCAGGAAGACCCCGGGAGATGTCTTTAGGTCAGTGTGTGCGCGCCGGGGGCTGGAGAAGCGCTGGGGAAAGGGCACAGTGGGACACTGTTTAGCCTGATTGCCCACTCTGCGGCGGTCTGATGAGAAAGGGAACGAtcccctttccctcctcattCCGGATCAATTAAATGTGTAGCCCGGTTGTGGGGCGCTTGCCCCCCGATCTCTGCCCTCGCGTGTTTCATTTTttctggagggaggggatggCACATTTCAAGGCCAGAGATCCTTTCCTGGAGGTGCCTTTTAGAGGCCGACGCTGAACTGGGCTTTAGAGCCAAAGACAAATAAAACCGCTCTGGCTGAACAGTCTCTGGGTTGATTAATTAGGAAACGAGGAAAGTGCATTTAAAGGACAAAAGAATCCATTCGCCAGCTACTGACAGTAAGGCCCGGGATATCTGAGGTCCAGTATCTGGGTTCTTATGTTTTATCCCCTCCCCGATACGTTAAACCACAATACATGGTCATTCGGAGTGTGTATTGATTTGATTGTACTGGTATGTGTAGGGAAAGTCTTACTAACTTTTGTGTTCTTCACATTCGCAGGACCCACTTTGAAAAGGCAGGAAGATCAAGGAATGGGTCTGCCCTGAGGAAAATAATCCGCACAACTGGCTTTCCCCGCTTTCTTCCGGACGCTGCCCTTCCTTTTCCGCGAAAGAAATCAGTGGCGGGCACCTCCCGGCGTGGGGGTGCCTTGGGGAAGCCCCTTGTTTCGGAAGGTGAGGACTTTCTTTGCACGGTTCCCAGGAAGCATTTCTGGTAACAAGGACGATGGAGTCTATGTTCAAATGTCAATGTCTCCCTCAAAGGTGTCTTGGGAAACTTACCAGCACATGGAGGGGGAAACAAACGGGTCCTCTTCCCTTGTGCAGAGTATTTTACAGACGAGTCCAGTTTGATTATCAGAGTCCCGCAGGCTCGCTCTAGCCCCTACAGCTTAATTTCATAGCCGGCTCGAAAACTTGTTCCTAGAAATTCATTGTTGTAAAGCCTTTTCAATTGGCATCCACTCTCACGCAAGGCCAGATCTGTGGCCCCTTGGTCTCTACCTCTTCCTTTCCCACTAACTTCTGTATCCTACGTGTCAAGCCGGACCAGAGCTCTGCCCAAGGGGAAAAGATGCCTCTGAGACCAAAGATACTGGATATTTTTCCTACCGCTCTCCCAGTATTTGGCTCAGCTTTCCCGTTGGATAGGTCGGAGAAGGGGGCGCATAGAGGTGCTGGGACAAACTCAAATTTTCCCGGAGCCCAGACCAGAGAGGTCTTTGTAAGGATTTTGTCTGAACCATCTTTAATCCCCTGTTTTAGTGCGGTTACACCTGCCAGGCCCCTAGAGTGAATGCTAAGAATCATTCATCAGGCGTCCCAGCCTTCAAGCCAACTTGCCCTTGTTGGCTCAGCTCTGGGTGCGCACCCTTGATACTCGCAGAAGGGAAGATATAGTTCCTGGCACGTGCAGATCTCCACTTGGTgcagtttggtttgtttttttcctcgggaaaaaatattgtttgaatTAGCTGCCTTTCACAAAGGGGGGCATATGTGCACCTCGCGCCTGGCATATGTGGCCTTGTGTCGTAACAACACATTTGTGTATGCGTGggtgagagtggggggggggggggggtagagagaAACGTACATCTGTTGAACTTGACAATAAAGTCACAAAATAGAGCCGTTGTCAGCAAGATTAGTGGGTCTGTCATCTCAAAAGAGGGCGCAAGGATGCCGGCCACAGGTATTATATTATGGGTAGGTATGTTAGCCAGAGCAGctgctctctctgtgtctgtgaaGAGTATGCACATATTCGCTAAACATATGTCACCACAAATCACAGTATCTTTTTAATAGTCTTCCACAtcctggctggggtgggaggggggaggaagggaaagcagAGAAGCGGGGCTCTGAGACGCCTCCGCTCCCACAACAGGTGTTACGGTGCGCACTGCACCTTTTCACGCATTCAGTGCTGCCCAGCTCCTTAGTTTCCGCTAAAACGATCTCAAGAGTTTGTTTGTCATTTGCTGAATGGGGGACTCGGGGACGTGTAAATAAAGGCTCTGGCCACTTTGGGAGCCCCATCGCTTGTCTCCCTTCTTGTGTGTTTCCCCTCCCAAGTGCTCCCAGTGCGCCTTGGGCTCGCCTGTAAAATGGCATATGGCGGCCCTCTCACCTATCCAAAAAGGCTCCCAGAGCGCATGGGGCTGCCCCTTGTGCAGaccgtttattttattttattaaattgtatttacatttgAAGTTTGTGTGTGGGAGCGAGACAAAAACAGGCCAAGTGTTATCTCAACTCCTTTCCTTAAATTAAACAGCACCAGTTGGTCAGAGCAGCCTGCAGGCAAGCCCCAGATTGCAAAACATCCCCAACGCCTGGCAGATGAAAGATGGGATGGAGCTCAACTGGTTACCATATGTTTTCAATAAAATAAGACAAATAGGGCAGGGAGATAGGGATTGCAGTAAACCTGTTATAAAGTAGCATAAAATAGTCCAATGTAAACGACATAAGGGCCCCTCCTGGAAGGGCCATTTAATGCCAGCTCTGTATTGAAGTTGCCCAGACAGGTGTGAGTAGGAACCTAATGCAGTCCCCCCCTAGATTTTTATCACGTTTGTGGTAATATTGTGCTTGTTATGCTAACTATGAGTAAACAGAACCGACCAGTCATTGTGGCAATAGGAGAGAGTTATCAGAAAGTGGCAGTGTGAAGGTGATTTAACAATAAAGTTGCCTTGTTTCCCAGCAGGTGatggctgcccccagccccatgaTTAATGTTTCCCAAAGCACTCCACTTTACAATCTCttgtaattatttattaaacgaaatctatttattattattttagcaaACAGTGGTACCAGGTGGGGCTTTCTTTTCCTCTTCAGCTTTTGTTTGAAGGACGTTTGAAGTGGGCAGTCTAAGGGTTGGAAACTCGCTCACCAGATTTTTGTCAACCATTTGCACAAGCACAAAAATCTGCCAGGGCCTTGCTATTCATTTTTCCCTTGTTGCAAATCTAAAAGGGCACACAAAATTCGAGAGGGAAGAAAAGTGCCCCCCCTTCCAGTCCCCCTGAAAAATGAACGAACAAGGCTTTCAAACCCCAAGCAGCCTCCCTTTTTAAAGCAATCACAGGCACTCGCCAGATGCACATGCCCTTGGGAGCCTCACGTTAACCCTGCCTCTCTCCTGCGCTTCTGGAGACTGCAGTGCGCAAAGGGGCATCATGTgccaagctggggaggggggagcccaaaGATCCCTGCTGAAGTGGGCAAGCAGTGAATGGCCAGAGGACACGTTTCCAGCCCTAGAGAAGGAGCTGTTTCAGCACCACCGCTTTACACATAGATATCCGTTACAGCTCCCAGCCCGAATCCCCACGACCAAACTCCAGTGATGTCAGGAGTGGTTTTGGTGAAGGAAAGTGAACCTTTAAAGGCTTCCAAACCATATCGTGTGTGCTTTAGAAGCACTCTTGTCTCTTCTCCCCTCTGGTCGATGAGTGGCTTCTGGACATTTAGAAATGTCATATCCTTTAAAATCGAAACCCTGGGAAACTAAACTTGCCCCCCGCAGAGACAATTCATGCTGCTCAGAATAGCTATTGCGCAAAAACCCCTGGCACGTTTTGCGCACCGAAGTGACTGCTCCTGAGCCTTTGCTCTGAGCGAGTTCTTCCGGGGGGAAAAGAGTTTAGGTCTCAACATTGGTGACATCGGCTTTCCCCGGGGATCCTGTCTGCAGCAAGGCTCCAAACCATTCCCTGCGGGTGCTGGGAAAAGCTCCACTTCGCCCTTGGGAAAGAAAGCATCTAGCTGTGCTCATCGGGCGCCTCCCCACTTCTTCCGGACGGCTTGCGGGGAACAAGTTTCCCAGCAGAGCTCCTTTTCACTGGGCTCCCCCAAAAGCCAAACAAGTTATCTTTGTTGGCCAAAGGGCCTAATAGCTCTTTGTTCAGTACAGCTGAGTCTTGGGAGCAAAACCTTATACTCATCTTAACGAGGAATGTTTTTTTCCTCACGCACAGGCTGGAACACCAGCCTCCTACAATGTAAAGAAAACGAAATTGTCCCACTACTGGGCTAATAGCTAAATGCCATTGGTTTCCATCCCCACTGCGTGGATCCGGTCTGTTTTCTATTATTTTGGTCTCCTGCCTAATTTTTAGAAGCCTGCATAAGGTTCTAATCCAGAGCTTTTGTTGTGCTCTCAGCTATTTATAAGATTAAGCCCTCACCATCTAGTGGTGTTCCTCCACCTACTGAACTAGTGGTTCATTCAAACTAAATACAGGTGTTGACttattttttccttattcacatcatatatctatatatttttccaaGTTAATTGGGCCATTTTGGAAACCAGGATCACAGCCTGGCACGAAAACCATTCTGCTCTTATAAGGGAGGGGAGTGAGAGCCTGGCCAGAGAGGCCTTCCCTCTCAGATGCTCCTTGAATGAGAGGGGCAGCAGGCCTACTTAGTGAGactgccctcttcccccaagtaTCTGGTTGTAGAGTagtgggggcaggggtgctgCAGGGCAGAACCAAATCTGAAGGATGGTTCCTTGATTATTGCTGGGCaagctgctcagatactacagtttgGGGCCTGTATAAACACTTAGATATAGACACAGAGCCTTTCTTTGGGGGTGTGGAATGGCCTAGGAGAGGCCTCCCCATCTTGCTTTTCTTTATGGGGAGTAGGGGAGCGCACTCTGGGAGACTCCTCCTGCTTTGCATTCTGCTGCATAGAGGAGGTGATGGTGAAGGAGTTCACAGGTGGCTTCTGTCCTTTCCTCTCGTTCAGTGGAGACAGGGGAAAGCGGGTCAAAGGGAGCATATGCTTTAGGAGGTCAACTTACATAGTGGGACAAGTGTCTCATGGGCAAGGGGATGTGAACTTGAGGCAGTTATTAAGTAGTACTCTATTTACCTTGGCCAAGGCTAAACATATTACTCCAGTTCATTACATCTGCCCCATATAGGCTTCTTAGGATCCTTGTGCTGAATTCACCAAAGAGAAAAAGGATATATAAAAGACTGTACTGGATGCAAGTGATGAAAGGGTCCTCCAAAGTGTCTGAGCCTACACACATAGAATTAAGTTGAAGCAGTTTAATGTTAGTTGATCTATAGAAATATTTCCCAAAGCTCCCTGGACAGTACAAGAAGAGCAACCGCAGGAATTCTTACTGCTTCAGGCTATGCTTTTCCTTTAAAGTCGCTCATTGCCTATTTTCTCAGGGTTAGGACTCCTTGTTTTATTTGGCTAATATGGCACCTACACTTTATTCTATGTATACATAGAGGcacttcatttaaatttaaacaatttaaataccTCTATTCGGTGTTGAATCATGATGTGGATGTGGATATTAGGAGCTGCAAGTGGTGCACTTGGTGCAAGTGGGGGGAATTGATGGGGATTCTCTGTGATAAGACTATGCCAACTAAACTAAAGAGCAAAGTGTATAAAATCAGGATTAGGCCAGCCATGAGGTATGGGTCAGAATGCTGGCCAATGAGGAAGAGAGAACAACAACTACTTCACACTGCTCAAATGAGAATGCCTAGGTGGATGCTGGGCAAGATGAGAGCTGATAGGCTATGCAGTTAAATAGTATGAGGCATGATGCAGGTTGCCCCCATCACAGAAAAGCTGAGGAGTATCAACTGAGATGGCTGGGTCATAGGAGATGCCTATCTGTGGTATATGTTGGCCAGGGAATACAAGAGCTtgtagtcaggggacaaagacCATGAGACAGACCTAGAAAAAAGTGGTTCAAGACACTGAAATAGGGCATGAAGAAGGTTGGTGTCAAGAACGCTTGGTGATGAAGAACAAGAACCACCACCCTGGATTGACAGGGCAAGGCAAAGGCAAAGAAGAGATACATAGAACTTTGTCATTTTTCTCAACATATTTTTTCTTCCTGGAAACTCAATTTCTTGTAtaaatctaaattttaaaaagtgggttTCAAGTATTCATTTGTGGAAACCTCCAGTGTCTCTGTCTGCTCCCAAAACAAATTGTGAAGTTGCTTCTTATTTGGGGGATTTGTGTGTATAAGGCTGCTATTGCTTAAATATCTCTGAGATCATGTTTCACCATCCTTAAAATTAGGTGGGCttgcaggaaaaagaaaagttgGCACTGAGATCATCTAATTGTACCATTTAAAGTACTCTCCGAAgtgatttattaaagaaaagaagtGATGTTGTGTGTTCTTCGTCCCACCATTTCTTTCCCCCCAACCTCGTAGTTACTGGGCTACACCAGATCAGATATTCAGATGCCCAATTCTCGGTAGGCGTTGAGCCCAACAAGAGCTGCTTTGCCCTTGCCAAATCTGAAAACAAGGGATCAGGCGTGTTTAAGAATTTTGCGCCATTCTTGTGTAGCTTTGAAAGATTGTTGGGAGTGGTTTATTGTTGGTGAGGCCTAGAGGGAATCGGAAATCTGAACTAGGGTGCATGGGAACTGCTAGGGATTTTGCTTGACCGCAGGGCTAAGGggacccctttccccccacccccagaatggAAGAAATGAATAACCTGTAACCTTGTGCGAAGTTGGCGTAGCTAGTTGGGTTATTTACTTTGGATCAtctctcctggctggagcaggtGCGGGCAGCACCTCGTATGGGCAAGCCAGTTAATCAGTTATAGTGAAATAGCAACTGGCTTAAAGACGAGGAGAAGCAACTGAGTTCAGGGGCTAAATGAGCACCGATCCTGTGTAGGGTGAGCACCAGCCGTGTCCTGCCAGAGCGGAGTGATGCAGAAAAAACTAGTTGCAAAGGAAAGTTTCTCAGCTGAAGGGCGTGTTCTCTGGTGACCCGAAAGCTGCTAAAACGACCCTTTCAGGACTATCGCCGAGGGAGAATGGGGCTGTAGCCTGCCCTCTtctttctgctcctcctccccacgCTGGCCTTTGTTGGGATTCCAGCTGTGCGAGGAGTAGTGAGGGGCTCGCGTGGCTCGGCCCCAAGCCGCCTCTCTGATTGGCCGGTGGCGGGCAGGAATGAGCCAGGCACACTCCAAACCGGGCTGATAAGATAAAGCGTGCCAAGGGGGCACACGCTGTATTGATCAGGAAATCCCCATTGTCTCAGGCCGGTATATATAGGAGCTCAAAGGCGGTCGTGTGCCTGACGCAAAGCCTTCACTCTGCTGCACTTGAGAAGAGGCTGCTCCGCATCCCCAAGGGGTCAGAAGACAAGGGAACCAATTTGGCTGGGTTCTTGCAACAGTGCTACTCCCTCAGCGCCAGCTTCACCCCCAGGGGATCCAGGTAAGTGCCCCCTTCACCCTCTCTGCCAATAGCAGCGGGGAGTTATTGCCCACTCGGATCTAAATCTGTATTTTACGAGTACCTGGGCTCTCCCCGCCCATAGCCTGCAGATCCAGGAGTCCAGGGGACAGCTGCCTTGTTGCCCTGAATTATACACAGGATCAGTCCCCAGAGTGTCCGTGTGAACCGATTTTGTTGTGTAGCGTGCATGGAGCTGAATGGAAACTGACGATTCCCTGTGCGTTGGGTTTCCCTGCAGGATGTCTCCCAAGACCGATTGCTCTCCTGGTGCACAGGTGAACAGTGAGGGGGAGCAGTACTACGGTGTGTCCGACGATGAAGGCTCCGCTTCCTCCCTTGGCACTGGCAGCCTGCCTTCCTCTCCCAACCCTTCCCTGACTCggcggcaggcaggaggctgcCCTGCAGACGAGGGGCCCTCTCCGGAGTGCCCGCAGAAGAAACAGAAGGCCAGAAGGGGACGCACAAAAGCCAAAAGCGAAGTGGTGCTGACGAAGCAGAAGAGGAACCGCAGGATGAAAGCCAACGACAGGGAGAGGAACCGCATGCACAACCTCAACTCCGCCCTGGATGCTCTTCGCAGCGTCCTCCCCACCTTCCCCGACGACGCCAAGCTCACCAAGATTGAGACGCTTAGGTTTGCCCATAACTACATCTGGGCACTGACCGAAACCCTGCGGATGGCCGACCACAGCCTCCTGAGTGtggggcagcaggagctggcCAGGGAGCCTTTCCGGCAGCCCCCTACCACCGCCTGCCTGCTGGAGCTGACCAGTCCCGGCAGCATCTCTCCTTGTGAATGGGACTCGCTGTACTCTCCAGTCTCCCAgactggcagcctgagccccactgactCCCTGGAGGAAGGGCGCTCTTACCAGGCTGCGGACGCCCCGGCCTGCCTCAGGCACAGCCCTCATGCCTTCCCAGAGTTTGTCTGAGGCCAGGACTGTGTTTTGGGGActttcccccccttctctctttctttcccttgaCTTGTTTGCAGCCGCAAACACAAAAACGATGCACGGATGGTCAAACCATGAGCCTCTTTGGACACGCGCTGCCTCCAGGCCCCAGGAGAGGAGAACGATCTTTGAAGTGACTCTCTGAAAGCAGCTTTTCCCGCTTTGCCTTAAAACTTAATGGGGATCAACCCAATGGATATGCACTTTCCAGGGCTCCTGCTAGAGCCGGAGCACGTAGGGTGCGCTAGGAACTCTGAGTGTTTAGAGAGggttactttttttctttttgtaattggGGAACCTCTCGCTCACGTATGGGCGGTTGGGTGTATGTGATCAATATTTCACCGGTTGGTAAGTTTCAGACAAAGTTATTTTTGATGTAAGATGGTAGCAcgtctttaaaaatcaaatttttgtACTTGGAAATggtaaattatattaattttttcaCTGTGGATATTTATTGATTATATTTCATAACGAATATATATTTTGTACATAAGATTATTTTTGGCACCGGTTTAAATGATTGTACTAAACAGGTTTGGTGgtgttaattaaaaacaaaacaaaaacaaagggaaaaaaaagcctGTCTCTTTTAGAGCTGTTATAGTACACTGTCTTTTCAGAAGAACTTTTAGCACACACATTTGGGGCTACCAACCAATGAGTCACCAAGGAGTTGGGCATGCTACTGTCCGTAGAATATTGCTCCCGGGCTCCACTTTAAGTGCAGAAACAAAGCGAAACATAGGGATTTACATAATGCCTTTGATCCCTGCATCCAACTCCTAGTAGTCTCAAAAATTGCGGCCGATATTCTGTCCTGAAGGCGCTCCATCCTACCGACATATCTCAGCGGATCTCCTAGCCCACTAAGAACACATACAATCAAAGTTTCACTTAACTCAGACTAAACGTAACAATCCTAGCTGCTTGGCTGTTGTAGGCTTAATAACACCTTCATATGCATTATTGTGTTAACACTTATGAAAACATTCTGGGAGAGTTATGCAGCTGGTATGCACATTCCTCTCTGCAGGGTAAATCATCACAATGCGGCGAACAGTTTTGAAAGTACCAAGTACAATTGCTAAAAAAATGAGAGAAGAAAATCTTGATAATACAATAGCTCCATAAGACTCTCGCACTTACTAACGCCACCACCATATACGCCATTTATGTATAAAACTCAGTCTAATCTCTTTCTTCTTATCATTTTTCACAAGTAATCCATTTCACTTCCGCTGAAGTTTTCTACTTGAATTCAGAGAGAAGATATATGGCACTAATCAAAACCCGGATGGGGGGAACAGCAAACAGACGAATGAAGGAAGGTGTTGTTTAATGCCTGGGGATTTAATCTAATAACACGAGATTAATGAGTTATTGGTGGTTTATTGCAATATTCAGTTGTTTACAGGACGAGAAAAGTGTGCACCTGGAAACTTCAGGCTGAAAGTGTTATAGTACCGCTGAATGAGACATTCACAGCAGGAAGGAGGGTTATAGGACAGCAATATattttgctactttttttttaaaaaaagtcaggttTTCTGGTGTAGCTGCTTCAACACTTGAGAAGTATTTTCATGAATGAGGGAGTAGATTCTTTTTGTTAGCAAAATTGCCTCTAGAGtactttccctataaaatcatTATTTCCTGGTCTTTAGTTAAATATGAAAtgatttaaatatgtttttgatGTTGTTGAACTTCCCCCACTTTTCACGCACAAAGATTCTTAAACTAGTCTTCGTCTGAACACAACTCAGGCATTTGTAAAAAAGAATATTTCATATTTCATCCCCCAAAAGAGATTGAGGTTACTTATACATTATGGGCCAAAGCTTCTTGCCTTACTagaagtcccattaacttcaatggggatGATTTCATGAATAAGGGTAGCAGGATTTGGCCTAGGAATCGCTTCATCCTTAACTAagatgcagctggctctggggtggaacgtggtGAGTATTCAATAGGTCACAGTTTCCTCACAATGCACATCTTGGGACAGAGGATCCACAAATTATGGAATAAGAAGTAGAGAATTGTATAAACACTGTTGTGGCCTTGTGGGCAGTCGGAATGTGCATTGTGTAACATTTCCCTAGATAAAACCAAAGCCACAATGCAGCTTCTCTTCCTTCTGCAGCACAGTTGGACTTCTCGCTGGCTTTTATCCTGTTGGATGCGGAGTGATTGGAAATCATGACCCACCCTGCCTCCTTTACTCtctctaccattgacttcagtgggagctttgcgtAAAgcgagcagaatttggcctcattATTGCAGTTTCAAATGCAGCTGCACCTCATCAGCATTTATACGCAGCAGCCTCCTGTTCTAAGCATCTTTCTGCTCTACAGAATTACATGGTCTCTTTCCCCGGCGTTGTTATCACTGGTTTAGCTGAGCATTTAAAAACGAAATAAAACATCTTTTCATTGCTGCTATCCCATGCTACAAATGTAAGTAATT
Proteins encoded in this region:
- the NEUROG3 gene encoding neurogenin-3, with the translated sequence METDDSLCVGFPCRMSPKTDCSPGAQVNSEGEQYYGVSDDEGSASSLGTGSLPSSPNPSLTRRQAGGCPADEGPSPECPQKKQKARRGRTKAKSEVVLTKQKRNRRMKANDRERNRMHNLNSALDALRSVLPTFPDDAKLTKIETLRFAHNYIWALTETLRMADHSLLSVGQQELAREPFRQPPTTACLLELTSPGSISPCEWDSLYSPVSQTGSLSPTDSLEEGRSYQAADAPACLRHSPHAFPEFV